One window from the genome of Strix uralensis isolate ZFMK-TIS-50842 chromosome 22, bStrUra1, whole genome shotgun sequence encodes:
- the PHOSPHO1 gene encoding phosphoethanolamine/phosphocholine phosphatase isoform X2, translating into MASPRPPKYLLVFDFDETIINENSDDSIVRAAPGQALPEHIRQTFREGFYNEYMQRVLAYMGDQGVKMGDFKTIYENIPLSPGMPDLFQFLSKNHELFEIILISDANMFGIECNLRAAGFYSLFRKIFSNPSGFDKRGYFTLGPYHSHKCLDCPANMCKRKILTEYLAERAQEEVEFERVFYVGDGANDFCPSVTLTSADVAFPRKGYPMHRMTQEMEKKQPGTFQATVVPWESAAEVARYLQEILKKKC; encoded by the coding sequence ATGGCCAGCCCCCGGCCTCCCAAATATCTCCTCGTCTTCGATTTCGACGAGACCATCATCAATGAGAACAGCGATGACTCCATCGTCCGAGCAGCGCCGGGGCAGGCGCTTCCAGAGCACATCCGACAGACCTTCCGCGAGGGCTTCTACAACGAGTACATGCAGCGCGTCCTAGCGTACATGGGGGACCAGGGGGTCAAGATGGGGGACTTCAAGACTATCTACGAGAACATCCCCCTGTCCCCCGGCATGCCGGACCTCTTCCAGTTCCTCTCCAAGAACCACGAGCTCTTCGAGATCATCCTCATCTCTGATGCCAACATGTTTGGCATCGAATGCAATCTGAGGGCAGCCGGTTTCTACTCCCTCTTCCGCAAGATTTTCAGCAACCCATCCGGCTTTGACAAGAGGGGGTACTTCACCTTGGGGCCCTACCACAGCCACAAGTGCCTTGACTGCCCGGCCAACATGTGCAAACGCAAAATCCTAACAGAGTACCTGGCGGAAAGAGCCCAGGAGGAGGTGGAGTTCGAGAGGGTCTTCTACGTCGGAGATGGTGCCAATGACTTCTGCCCTTCCGTGACTTTGACTTCAGCTGATGTGGCTTTCCCGCGGAAGGGCTACCCCATGCACCGGATGACCCAAGAGATGGAGAAGAAGCAGCCTGGAACCTTCCAGGCCACTGTCGTCCCGTGGGAGTCAGCTGCGGAAGTTGCCCGCTATCTCCAGGAGATCCTCAAGAAGAAGTGTTGA
- the PHOSPHO1 gene encoding phosphoethanolamine/phosphocholine phosphatase isoform X1, whose amino-acid sequence MKRCCEGVGLPCLFKGVGMASPRPPKYLLVFDFDETIINENSDDSIVRAAPGQALPEHIRQTFREGFYNEYMQRVLAYMGDQGVKMGDFKTIYENIPLSPGMPDLFQFLSKNHELFEIILISDANMFGIECNLRAAGFYSLFRKIFSNPSGFDKRGYFTLGPYHSHKCLDCPANMCKRKILTEYLAERAQEEVEFERVFYVGDGANDFCPSVTLTSADVAFPRKGYPMHRMTQEMEKKQPGTFQATVVPWESAAEVARYLQEILKKKC is encoded by the coding sequence GGTGTTGGTATGGCCAGCCCCCGGCCTCCCAAATATCTCCTCGTCTTCGATTTCGACGAGACCATCATCAATGAGAACAGCGATGACTCCATCGTCCGAGCAGCGCCGGGGCAGGCGCTTCCAGAGCACATCCGACAGACCTTCCGCGAGGGCTTCTACAACGAGTACATGCAGCGCGTCCTAGCGTACATGGGGGACCAGGGGGTCAAGATGGGGGACTTCAAGACTATCTACGAGAACATCCCCCTGTCCCCCGGCATGCCGGACCTCTTCCAGTTCCTCTCCAAGAACCACGAGCTCTTCGAGATCATCCTCATCTCTGATGCCAACATGTTTGGCATCGAATGCAATCTGAGGGCAGCCGGTTTCTACTCCCTCTTCCGCAAGATTTTCAGCAACCCATCCGGCTTTGACAAGAGGGGGTACTTCACCTTGGGGCCCTACCACAGCCACAAGTGCCTTGACTGCCCGGCCAACATGTGCAAACGCAAAATCCTAACAGAGTACCTGGCGGAAAGAGCCCAGGAGGAGGTGGAGTTCGAGAGGGTCTTCTACGTCGGAGATGGTGCCAATGACTTCTGCCCTTCCGTGACTTTGACTTCAGCTGATGTGGCTTTCCCGCGGAAGGGCTACCCCATGCACCGGATGACCCAAGAGATGGAGAAGAAGCAGCCTGGAACCTTCCAGGCCACTGTCGTCCCGTGGGAGTCAGCTGCGGAAGTTGCCCGCTATCTCCAGGAGATCCTCAAGAAGAAGTGTTGA